Genomic segment of Pseudoalteromonas sp. NC201:
TTTGATTGAGTTCTAATCTATCCGTCACGATAAAGCCTTCCATCACTCGTTTATCATCGTTAACGTATTGGAATGCCAAGTGTTGCGGTGAAAAGTCAAAATCGGTTTTCAGTAAGATTTGATCTAGGGTTTTATAGCCCTGATGTTCAACAAAGTGTTGGTTCGCATACACTATTCTACTTTTTGTATCTTTGACCCAAAAGAGGATGTCTGGGATCAGATCAAATGCTGCAATCAATTGATTTACGCCAGCTTTATTCAATATTGTTTGCTCTTCCATTGCCCTACTTACCGCCTTTTTATAATTATAATAATTTATTTTAAACGCCGATTTTATTGCATTGTCAACCGAATTTTTATTATCACTTTGGCGCCTCTGTTACCTATTATCAATAACATCAGATTAACTTACCTCGATAACTCGACGGAGCTAAACGATGGACAATAACAAAATCCGCATGGCCATGATCGGTGGTGGAGAAGGCGCTTTCATAGGTGCAGTGCACCGCATAGCCGCGCGTTTAGATGGTCAAATTGAACTTGTTGCAGGCGCATTTAGCGCCGATCCAAACAAAAGCCTAGCAATGGGCCAGCAACTCGGGCTTAACCCAACACGTTGCTATGCCAGCTACCAAGCACTCTTACAACAAGAGGCGGAACTACCAGAGTCGGAGCGCATCCACTTTGTTGCCATCGTGACCCCAAACCATTTGCATTTTCCGATTGCCACAGCCGCGATCGAACACGGCTTTCACGTCTTGAGTGACAAGCCAGCAACGCTCAATTTATCTGAGGCCCAGCGTCTACAAACACAGCTTCAGAAGAGCAATTGCTTGTACGGATTAACACACACCTATACCGGCTACCCAATGGTGAAAGAAGCACGCCACCGCATCGCAAATGGCGAACTTGGCAAAATACGCAAAGTCGTCGTTGAATATAGTCAAGGATGGCTTGCAAGTGCTGATGACGAAAACAGCAAGCAAGCCAGCTGGCGACTAGATGCAAGTAAGTCTGGCGTGAGTTGTTGTATGGGCGATATCGGTGTACACGCAGCGAACCTCGCCGAATATGTGAGTGGCTTGGAGATAGAGGCGCTTTGTGCGGATTTAAACACGGTTGTGTCCGGCCGACAGCTCGACGATGACGGCACAGTGTTACTGCGCTTTGGCAACGGTGCAAAGGGCGTGTTGATGGCAAGCCAAATAGCACTTGGCGAAGAAAATAATCTCACCTTAAAAATCTATGGTGACAAAGCCAGTATCGAATGGTCGCAAATGGAGCCTAATAGTTTGTGGTTACGTGCGGCAAACGCCCCAGCTCAGTTGATCCGCACAGGAGTGGGTTCACTTAGCCAAGCAGCCATTAGCGCAACTCGTGTGCCAGCCGGTCACCCTGAGGGATATCTGGAAGCATTTGCAAATATCTACCTTAACTTCGCCAGCCTTATTCGTGCACACCAGCTGCAACCCGATGTGCAGCACGAAGAATTTGACGTGCCAAGTATTAACGCTGCAGTCCGTGGCATGGCATTTATTGAAAACGCGGTCGCAGCTAGTGCAAAAGACACTAAGTGGCACCCCTTTACCATTGGATAAAATAAGAATGAAGCAAATTAAAGGACCCGCTATTTTTCTCGCGCAGTTTGTCTCGGACGAGGTGCCATTTAACAATTTTAATAGTATTTGCCAGTGGGCAAGTAACCTAGGTTATAAAGGTATTCAGCTACCAAGTTGGGAACAGCGACTGTTCGATCTGCAAAAAGCCGCTGAAAGCCAAGATTATTGCGACGAGATCACTGGTATTGCTGCAGAGCATGGCCTTACTATTTCAGAGCTATCAACCCATTTGCAGGGTCAATTAGTGGCGGTGCACCCAGCTTATGACCAAATGTTTGACGGCTTTGCACCAGCAAAAGTGCATGGCTCGCCTCAGGCTCGTATGGAGTGGGCAACCGAGCAGCTAATGTTAGCGGCCAGTGCCAGTGCTAAGCTTGGGCTAACTAGTCACGCAAGCTTTTCTGGCGCCTTGCTCTGGCATACCTTTTACCCCTGGCCACAACGTCCAAATGGCTTGGTGGAACAAGGGTTTGAGGAGCTCGCAAAACGCTGGTTGCCTATTTTGAACCGCTTTGACGAGGTTGGTGTGGATGTCTGCTACGAGCTTCATCCAGGTGAAGATCTACACGATGGCGTGACTTTTGAGCGCTTTTTAGCGGCGACGAATAATCACCCGCGAGCCAATATTCTTTACGATCCAAGTCACTTTGTTTTACAGCAATTGGACTACTTAGCGTTTATCGACATCTATCATGAACGTATCAAAGCGTTCCATGTAAAAGATGCCGAATTTATCCCCAATGGCCGCTGCGGTGTTTACGGCGGATACCAAGGATGGCAACAACGGCCAGGACGGTTTCGTTCATTAGGTGACGGACAGGTCGACTTTAAGAAAATATTTAGTAAGTTAACACAGTACGGTTTTGATGGTTGGGCTGTATTGGAATGGGAGTGCTGTATTAAGCACCCTGAAGATGGGGCCAAAGAAGGTGCCGAATTTATCAAACAGCACTTGATAAGACCAACCGAAAAAGCCTTCGATGATTTTGCAGGAAGTAGCACCGATACCGAACGCAATAATCAAATCCTCGGCATAAAATAAACAGGACTACGACCATGAATAATAATAATCATAATCGGACCGTGTTTCAGCTCTGTTGCCTTGCACTGGTCGTCACATCAATGACGTTCGCTATTCGCGCAGGCATTTTGGGGCAATTAGGTGAGCAGTTTGGACTCTCAGATACAGAACTTGGTTGGGTTAACGCCATGGCATTTCTGGGCTTTCCCGTTGCAACCATGTTAGGTGGCGCAATCTACAACGCCATTGGCGCCAAAAAGCTAGTTGCCCTCGCCTTTATTTGCCACTTTGCAGGGTTGGTTTTAACCATTACCGCTGATGGTTTTTGGTTACTGCTGATCTCGACGTTTTTAATCGGTTTTGCGAATGGTTCAGTGGAAGCTGGCTGTAATCCACTGATTGCCGAAATGTATCCGAAAAACACCACGACCATGCTCAACCGATTCCATGTCTGGTTTCCAGGCGGCATTGTGATTGGTGCTCTAGCATCGAATGCCATGACTGCATCGGGCTTTAATTGGCAATGGCAAGTTGCTTTGATATTAATTCCAACGCTGATTTACGGAGCAATGATGGTCAAGTCACGGTTTCCTGAATTTGACCGCACAGATCATTCTACCACCAGCAATCTCAAGCACCTGTTTTCTCCGCTCTACCTATTTTTAATTTGCTGTATGACATTAACAGCAACAACTGAACTTGGTACACAACAGTGGATTGAACGCATACTGGGAGCGTCAGGCGCCTCTCCTATGATGATCCTCGCACTGATCACAGGCTTGATGGCATTAGGTCGCTTCTTTGCCGGCCCAATAGTCCACCGTTTTAATCCAACAGGCGTGTTACTCGGCTCTGCGGTATTGGCAACCGCGGGGATTTTCATGATGAGCCAAGCACAAGGGTCAGCAATCTACTTGGCTGCAATATTATTTGCCTTGGGTGTCACTTATTTTTGGCCAACCATGCTGGGCTGTGTTGCAGAATATACCCCAAAAACAGGCGCACTTGGTATGTCTTTAATGGGCGGTGCGGGGATGTTCGCTGTCAGCATGTGGAATCCAGTAATTGGTAGTTGGATTGATTCGGCGCGACTCGAAGCCCAAGCAGCAAACTTAACCGCGCAGCAATCAGAACTAGTTGCAGGTCAAGCGGTGCTTGAAAATATCCTGTTATTCCCAGCTATTCTCATAGCCGCTTTTATCGGCCTTTACCTTTATATCAATAAAAATAAACGCGTTGAGAAATACGCGTAATACCCTTTGTATTAAGTAGCAACAAGTAAAAAGTGAACAGACGAGGTTCCAATATGCTCAACTCTATAAAAATACTAACGCTGGCATTGGCTGTTAGTTGTGCGGCTTGCGCTAGTACAACTGACAACCAATTGAGCCCGCAAGAACAACAAGCCGGATGGCAACTGCTTTTCGATGGCAAAGATATGTCGCAATGGCGCAACTTTAAAAGTGACGGCCTAAATAGCCAATGGCAAGTTGAGGACGGCGCGATGACACTTACCCAAGGTGGTGGCGGCGATATTCTGACCAAAAAACAGTATCACAATTTTGAGCTCCAGCTCGATTGGAAGATTTCTAAAAAAGGCAACAGTGGGATCTTTGTATTGGCGGATGAAAAAGGTGGAGCTATATACTCCCACGCCCCAGAAATTCAAATTCTAGATAACAAAGAACACCCAGACAATAAAATAGACTCTCACCTTGCAGGTTCTATTTATGACCTGTTCGCAGCGCCAAGTACGGCACATAAACCTGCCGAAGCTTGGAACCAAGTTCGTATTAAGCTACAAGATAGCCACCTACAAGTTTGGCAAAATGGTGTAAGCACGACGAGTATCGTGATTGGCAGCACCACTTGGAATGCCTTGGTTAAGAATAGTAAATTTGCGACATGGCAAGGGTTTGCTGAAGGTAAAAAAGGCCACATCGGCCTGCAAGATCACGGCGACAAAGTCTGGTTCAAAAACATTAAGATCAAGGAGCTATAACTATGGCAACATTTGATCATAAAGTATTGGTCGTTGGCTCAGGTGCCGGTGGCGCAATGGCCGCTTATACACTCACTAAGCTAGGCCACAAAGTTTTATTGCTAGAAGCTGGCAGAAATTACGACCCAAAAACAGAAAGCCCGATGTTCCGCCGCAATAGCGAAGCCCCACT
This window contains:
- a CDS encoding Gfo/Idh/MocA family protein; translation: MDNNKIRMAMIGGGEGAFIGAVHRIAARLDGQIELVAGAFSADPNKSLAMGQQLGLNPTRCYASYQALLQQEAELPESERIHFVAIVTPNHLHFPIATAAIEHGFHVLSDKPATLNLSEAQRLQTQLQKSNCLYGLTHTYTGYPMVKEARHRIANGELGKIRKVVVEYSQGWLASADDENSKQASWRLDASKSGVSCCMGDIGVHAANLAEYVSGLEIEALCADLNTVVSGRQLDDDGTVLLRFGNGAKGVLMASQIALGEENNLTLKIYGDKASIEWSQMEPNSLWLRAANAPAQLIRTGVGSLSQAAISATRVPAGHPEGYLEAFANIYLNFASLIRAHQLQPDVQHEEFDVPSINAAVRGMAFIENAVAASAKDTKWHPFTIG
- a CDS encoding sugar phosphate isomerase/epimerase family protein is translated as MKQIKGPAIFLAQFVSDEVPFNNFNSICQWASNLGYKGIQLPSWEQRLFDLQKAAESQDYCDEITGIAAEHGLTISELSTHLQGQLVAVHPAYDQMFDGFAPAKVHGSPQARMEWATEQLMLAASASAKLGLTSHASFSGALLWHTFYPWPQRPNGLVEQGFEELAKRWLPILNRFDEVGVDVCYELHPGEDLHDGVTFERFLAATNNHPRANILYDPSHFVLQQLDYLAFIDIYHERIKAFHVKDAEFIPNGRCGVYGGYQGWQQRPGRFRSLGDGQVDFKKIFSKLTQYGFDGWAVLEWECCIKHPEDGAKEGAEFIKQHLIRPTEKAFDDFAGSSTDTERNNQILGIK
- a CDS encoding MFS transporter, whose protein sequence is MNNNNHNRTVFQLCCLALVVTSMTFAIRAGILGQLGEQFGLSDTELGWVNAMAFLGFPVATMLGGAIYNAIGAKKLVALAFICHFAGLVLTITADGFWLLLISTFLIGFANGSVEAGCNPLIAEMYPKNTTTMLNRFHVWFPGGIVIGALASNAMTASGFNWQWQVALILIPTLIYGAMMVKSRFPEFDRTDHSTTSNLKHLFSPLYLFLICCMTLTATTELGTQQWIERILGASGASPMMILALITGLMALGRFFAGPIVHRFNPTGVLLGSAVLATAGIFMMSQAQGSAIYLAAILFALGVTYFWPTMLGCVAEYTPKTGALGMSLMGGAGMFAVSMWNPVIGSWIDSARLEAQAANLTAQQSELVAGQAVLENILLFPAILIAAFIGLYLYINKNKRVEKYA
- a CDS encoding 3-keto-disaccharide hydrolase, whose translation is MLNSIKILTLALAVSCAACASTTDNQLSPQEQQAGWQLLFDGKDMSQWRNFKSDGLNSQWQVEDGAMTLTQGGGGDILTKKQYHNFELQLDWKISKKGNSGIFVLADEKGGAIYSHAPEIQILDNKEHPDNKIDSHLAGSIYDLFAAPSTAHKPAEAWNQVRIKLQDSHLQVWQNGVSTTSIVIGSTTWNALVKNSKFATWQGFAEGKKGHIGLQDHGDKVWFKNIKIKEL